From a single Arthrobacter sp. SLBN-112 genomic region:
- a CDS encoding hemolysin family protein, producing the protein MSDWAGILWLGFLLLGNAFFVGAEFAIMSARRSQIEPLADAGSKRAQTTLRAMENVSLMLACAQLGITVCSLLILLVAEPAIHHLLAAPIETVGLPAEAADVAAFAVALMLVTFLHVTFGEMVPKNISVSVADKAALVLAPPLLFISRLVHPVISVLNWSANHILKLMRIEPKDEVTSSFTLEEVQSIVQESTRHGLVDDDAGLITGALEFSEHTAEDIMVPLENLVMLGASTTPVEFEKTVSRTGFSRFPMLDDEDMLYGYLHVKDVLSIPESAYELPIAESRIRSLANLALGDEIEKAMSVMQRTGSHLARVIGPDGRTRGVLFLEDVIEQLVGEIRDATQATGIRRLGQPNGSGPK; encoded by the coding sequence ATGAGCGACTGGGCCGGAATACTCTGGCTGGGCTTCCTCCTGCTGGGCAACGCCTTTTTCGTGGGCGCTGAGTTCGCCATCATGTCCGCGCGCCGCAGCCAGATCGAGCCTTTGGCCGATGCCGGTTCCAAGCGCGCCCAGACCACCCTGCGCGCCATGGAAAACGTGTCGTTGATGCTGGCCTGCGCGCAGCTGGGCATCACCGTGTGTTCGCTGCTGATCCTGCTGGTGGCCGAGCCGGCAATCCACCACCTGCTTGCCGCCCCCATCGAGACGGTGGGCCTGCCGGCGGAAGCCGCGGACGTTGCGGCCTTTGCCGTGGCCCTGATGCTGGTGACCTTCCTGCACGTCACCTTCGGCGAGATGGTGCCCAAAAACATTTCGGTGTCTGTGGCGGACAAGGCGGCACTGGTCCTGGCCCCGCCCCTGCTGTTCATCTCGCGGTTGGTCCACCCGGTGATTTCAGTCCTCAACTGGTCGGCCAACCACATCCTCAAACTCATGCGGATCGAGCCCAAGGACGAAGTGACGTCCTCCTTCACCCTTGAGGAGGTGCAGTCGATCGTCCAGGAGTCCACACGCCACGGGCTGGTGGACGACGACGCCGGGCTCATCACCGGTGCTCTCGAGTTCTCGGAGCACACGGCGGAGGACATCATGGTGCCGCTCGAAAACCTGGTCATGCTGGGGGCTTCCACCACTCCAGTGGAGTTTGAAAAAACCGTCAGCCGTACGGGGTTCTCCCGGTTTCCCATGCTGGATGACGAGGACATGCTCTACGGCTACCTCCACGTCAAGGATGTGCTGTCCATTCCGGAGTCTGCCTACGAGCTGCCGATTGCCGAGAGCCGCATCCGGTCACTGGCCAACCTGGCACTGGGGGACGAGATCGAAAAGGCGATGTCCGTCATGCAGCGAACGGGATCCCATCTGGCCCGCGTAATAGGCCCGGACGGCAGGACCCGAGGTGTGCTCTTCCTGGAGGACGTCATTGAACAGCTCGTTGGCGAAATCCGGGATGCGACGCAGGCCACCGGGATCCGCCGCCTGGGCCAGCCGAACGGAAGCGGACCTAAATAG